The following DNA comes from Alnus glutinosa chromosome 6, dhAlnGlut1.1, whole genome shotgun sequence.
cgggtaagCTCACCGTCTGGCCGTTGGTTGCCGCGTGCATCCGGACGAAAGCTGAACCGACCGTAAGACTAAACTCCACATGTCCAGACGCCAAGAGAGACCATCCAGACGCTTCaaactgaaaaacagaaaactgaagaaaatttgcagaatttaatttttcttaagtCAGTTTCAGAtcatgcatgtataatccactaataacacaatcagagagtaTCTctaaactaagcagagatataaaagagagttgagatttcaattagcacaaatattttcctggccATAGAAAATTCatatagacaactcaactcatgcaatgcatgtgtgtgtgtgaagacttaacccacaaggtatgactttcattgacatgacaaatagcaaccatatttttctagataagagagaaaatcagtgacagattagtcaaaagtcaaacattatAACTAACTAGGGCATAGCTACCCTAatctgatatactccccctaagatgcagcacacaatttgttttacttgtaccatgaacgacaaggtaaatttttacttgcacgtagagggcaagacATAATGCAagttcagcacataagcagtgattataCAAATAAAGAGCAAAAATCATATGTTTTACTGCTTGATCCTTAaggtgctgcaatctagagggaatgccggagtttttaggttctaggttcaattagtatgtggtcaatttggccaacttatcaaaaacctcttctcttatccaggaattctagaaacaaacagtcagagaaggaaaagatgtacctttaggggagtcttagatagtgcacattttcatcgcatgaggaaagaagctatcctacttttgcatatataggaaaacacttggcagattatagtcataaactctcaattatatcaaagcaaagtaaattaatgtacaaagaattgagatattaggtgAAAACACAttcaatatctgatatgccaagaaaaacaGAAATCCCGCAAAtcctccccatttttttttatttaaaaacaaatgtaatatggaaataacatcatatgcaaagcaaGATCAAACTTGTGAAAGCTTGATGATGCTAACGACAGTGCCTCATCGTTCGgatgcggctctcaaacaggaaagatttttagcgaaaatctcaaatttttggtcgcacaattgtccgtccggacggcccatgtccaccgttcggacggcacccatatttatcaaagcagtcgcccatttgaaccctcagcctataaatagaggtctctggcttgagaactgcaagaattcggtattgaattccattagaacttagagagttattttgtgaagataTTGAGCTGATCCGATCTCTataaagccattgcaagtgtgctattgctgcgcttaaactgaagtctatcttaggggttggccctaatgtaaaagattccattgaagaccccttcaggtaggaaacctggttgggaggcattcgtgttgggttacatatTAGAGAgtaaggtatgaccactgcatcaggggtatgtgagtgttactactttgtatctagtcttgtcttctaaatagtggatatcctgggcttggctgccccgaagtggtttttctcttaattgagtttccacttcgtcaacaaaatatttgtctcctttaattccgcatttaatattttgttgtacactgttcacacacacttgttaaaattagaagtccatttaatttttcaattggtatcagagcaggtacactctgttaaggatttatttcttgagtgtgatccttatctcttgtgacttctattttttgattacaccttttatcatggatttctctcatttatctgaagaaaatcatgatattgagctctctaaagtttttgctaaaatttataaaattgtttctccaaaagagctaaaaaaggtgaagcaagaaaaatagtctttaattgttcagttatctgaatcatgtgctttgattgactctttgaaatctgagaataccgtGATATTTGAGATTATTGTTACACTTGAGAATTAAgtaaaggaatctgaaaatctcttgaaaaaattctcaagtgataatttgaaaagcatgttgtgtattcattcaaatatttcaaacaagcctggtttgactgctaatttaagtacttctacttcacatgcttctgattctgaattagattctgttgatattaagcctgtgatagtagatgcagcttgttctgaaaattcttgcttaaataaacatgtgatgccaaagtccaaggaatcaggaacacgaggtaagtttgttcctacttgtcataattgtaggaaaactggtcatattaggccaaactgtttgttgaaatcccacaggccttggaataagcaggatgctttgaggaaaagtgaagctgaagattcttcctcatcaaaatatgtcccttcgcataggagacatataaaaggtaatgGCAATATTGTGTGTAAGAATGCTAGCCATATTTCTGGAGAGAAAGTCAAGCAACAttctaacaaaagaagcttgcccacctgtcatcactgtggcatcaccggtcacatccgacccaaatgtccatttctccaggctcagaagtcgaaggttcaaagggagctGCCAGCAAGAGCTACttcaggcactctaccttcgacagcacatcaggctctacagcacatcaggctccacaacatcagcagcagtttgttcctgccaatcagagtggcaagccaaagaagaacaaatcaaggcgctacaagagaaaaccgcagaagcccaatggcagccatggctttgaaggattgctgagcctaatacaaggtatgctaaggagtatggccaacatggacatgacccgcaaaccatctccacggaagcaggtatgggtcaagaaggatgagaccattcaccctatAAGGGGGAATGGACACACCTAGCatgagaaggtgttcatgcctaggatttggttcctaatcctaaggcatcaggtttgattgcttgcacttttacatgttatatttgtgtgcttactatgcaatctagaaACCAGTTTGTTTTGGCCTATATTTCTcgtgagagagcattgcaggtacttgttggggaagatagaaaaagtaggtcgagcgactgtttttctgtattggcatcatcaagcTTTCACAGGTTTGTTCGTgcttagcatatgatgtcatttccatattgtatttattttaataattaaaaaaaaaaaaaaaaacttggggtGAAGATgcaggattttattttttcttttgatagctttttagatattgcatgtgtttttgcctgatatctcagttcattatacattgattaaatatgttgatatatgattgagagtttatgcataatatctgctaagttttcctattgcatcttaaCGATAGATaattactttcctcatgcgatgaaaatgtgcactatctaagactcccctaaggtacatttttccttctctgactttttgcttctagaaattctagataagagaagaagtttttgataagatagccaaattgaccaaatgctggttgaacctagaacctaaaaattctggcattctctctaggttgcagcatcaaatgaatcaagcagttactttTATGAATTCTGCGTGATATATGTGTATTTTCTGCTTATATActaaaatatgccttgtcctacatggtataagtaaaatatttaccttgtccttcatgctacaagtaaaacaattcgatgctgcatcttagggggagtgtatcagatgagggtggcaaAATcgcttgtatgtaaagatgctttgtAACAGGAatttcgctattcagaagtgttccagaagattctgcaagtcagaaaagttggttccctgccagctgtccgaacgacgtgccatcccgttcggacgctcatctatCCTTAGtccagccgtccgaacgacgtgccataccgtccggacgcctgacagaccaagcatcatttgtctggacgatgtggatttttgtccggaccctccactgtatcgagaagcttctgttctagcttgcatccgacCGAACAGGctagcagcccgtccggacgcctctcagtaatcgaccaagcttcagattctttccaagttcaaataagggaagattgattcaaTCTTCCGGACTACAtcgattcccgtccggacgcgcttctccttatggcaagttcgcaattcaaactcaaccgtccggacgtctgtcaaCATGGTCAGGACGCGCTcttatcaaatatggaaattgcgtgttgaagattaaccatccggacggccatcccccatggtctggacgcgcgaaaccttatatggaaattacttgcagcgaacgtgcgaccatccggacgacagtgcctcaccgtccggatgcggctcttaaacaggaaagattttcagcgaaaatctcaaaaattctggttgcacagttgtctgtccgaacggcccatgtccaccgtccgaacgacaccCGTATATTTcatagcagtcgcccatttgaaccctcagcctataaatagaggtctctgggcttgagaattgcaagaattcagtattgaattccattagagcttagagagttattttgtgaaaatattgAGATGATCCGATCTCTCtcaaggtaaaggattccattgaagaccccttcaggtaggagacctggttgggagacgttcgtgttgggttacatgttagaaagcaaggtacgaccactacatcaggggtatgtgtgttactactttgtatctagccttgtcttctgaatagtggatatcctgggtttggctgccctggagtggtttttctcttaattgagtttccacttcgtcaacaaaatatttgtctcctttaactatgcatttaatattttgttgcacactgttcacacacacttgttaaaattagaagtccatttaatttttcaaattgttttttaaaaataatgttcctgttttttatttattttcaaaaatattttttcttcatttttcatttggatGTTGACAGGAAACAACTTCTGGCACTCCTCCCACTCAAGCGGAATCATTCGTCAAGATGCACATGAGGAGGGACGTGAGTCACCCAAATGAGTAATACGTGGGTCCTATGCatatgctactgatcttattgtttaatatttctaagttatgtgTATGATAACTTATATATTgactacatatatattatatattgacaACATATAGGAGAGGATGACACAAAGTATATTGAATGACCCTGTTGCTACGCAGAGCATTTCGGAGGACACGGTGTGTTGGGCATCGAATGATGCGTACGAACAGGCCCTTGGAAAGCCTGAATACACGGGGAGGGTTCGACAAGTTGGGCTGAACATTACTCTTGTACAAGGGACATCCTATTCCTACCACACCCGTTCACAGGCAAGTCCATCCCAATGTACATCTCAGAGTTGCTCTGTACACGAGGGTAGGCTTGCCACGATGGAGATACTATTACAGGCTCAGACCGATAGGAATGAGGCCTTAGAGCAGCGTATGAGGCACTTCGAGTCCATTCTTGCCTCCATGGGAGCACTACATACGAGCTCGATTGCTCAGCACGCTTCACCTCCAAACGAAGGTAGTACATCGTCCGTAGGTAGTGACTCTGCAGGTATGATTACAATTGTgtaaattgcttatttttgCTCAATGCTATGGACTTGATATgcatatagattaattttttaatgtttttattatttgtaggtAATGTGATGACGATTGGGTCGCTGTCGTCCCAAGGTCCGGTCTCGCCCCTTGGACAGCAATATCCGCCATTGCCACTGGGACAGCACTCTTCCACTCAGACACCCTCTCCTGCTACACTGTCCTTTACACATCAGTCGCCCGTTGGCGAGTCGATGCCTGGAATGGGAAATTATGATCCCCAAAAACGACGACGTGAAGATTTGTAGAGTTTTTGTAGTGCAATTttgttaataacaataacaataacgtttatttataaataatttactGTTGTTTTGATTCAGAATTATTGCAATATTGTTCAAATTTGTATTTATTgtaaaatttcaaatgttgtaaaaatattttagggatattttggaaaaaaaaaatgaatttaatgaaatatttttttaaaaaaaataaaagaaaataaaattgccaATTTTTGCCACGTGGCCACGTTGTTGCTAGACCATGTGGTTGGTTTTGACCACGTGGCTGGCTGTGGTGACGTGGTCCAAATCCACGTGACCACTGTTCCACTTGGGTTCCGGCCACGTCAGCGACATTGTTAATCCACATTGTCCATGTAGCCCAGTGGCGATGTGGACAGCGTGGCCATGTTGCGAAATGTACATTTCGCAACACCCTGATTTGCCACGCCGTGCCCACATCACCACTGACACGTGGCtagcagttagccacgtggatgacCCCCATCCACATGGTGAACTACAAgtggccaatttttttttattttttttttatttttttagtgtcactttagcacacttagAAATTCAAAAGGTTATTTTAAAACCGGTTGTTAATTCAAAAggcttttttacatttttcactttattcTAATAGAATTTTACCAATTCGTATTGagtaaaagttatttttctattgaatACAATCGCCTTTTGATTCTACAAAGATGCTTCTTTTATCGGGAATTTTCTCTTTACCTTTTGTTGAAGATGAAACTACAATCTCATAAAATTGAATTATTGCTACAGCCTTTGAAAGATGTGTTTTCATTTAAGTGGCCTTTCAATAGGATCTTCACATGTTCATACGAACaaccttttgttttttagtattttttttttatacaatttacgtattaattaaataattaatttttcggAAGCTCATAAACTAAACCATgagacaatattgatttttttctttttctttttcttttcttttcttttttttttttttttttaaaaaaaagggccaCTTAACTTATGATTCCTATTAAAAGTGACTTTTCTTTTGAATAAATGGAAAGTATAATGATTGCATTCTTAATATTCTAATATGcacatcatgcttttcaaatcAATTTGTTATCTTAACGTAATATATCATGACTTTGGGATTATCTCCTTCACTTTTCGATTTGAATCTAATCAAGTTCTTACTAGTACACATGTTTTGCTAAAAACCATAGgttaacacaaaaaaaatcaaaatcaaaatcaaaatcaaaatcaaaatcaaaatcaaaatcaaaataaaaaaatcaaaaaaagcaTTGAAATCCTAGTAGAAAGATATTACTTTATTTAAAAGGTACTTAATTGTAGAACGATCATAATTCCAAAAGTCACAACTATTAAACAACActtatttaaatcaaattactttaagaaaaaaaattaattttgtagaTTATATAAGGGCCAAGCCTtaatcatcattttcattagacataaaaataaaaagtttctaaatttgaagaaaatccaTGGCTTCCAAATGTCTTAGGAAACTTACACTAGTGATGATGGAGTTTTTTATCCTTATTCTCCTAAAAGTTCAGGCTATTGACCTTTCCCCtacctctttttcttcctctggaCTGCCCATCTTATATTCTCACTCCTCTGAACTTGATGAAGTTAAAGCAACAATACATACATGCTTTGTAAAAGGGATTAAAGTTTGTGAAAAAATATGGCCACTTCACATGTTGTCTAGACATCAGTCGTTGGGTTTTGAAGTTTGTCTACTTTCAGTTCATGCAGCATGCTGGGTGGAACAACATCTCAGAGAGGGGATAAGTAACGAGCATTTCACATGCATATTTAGATGCATAACACATCGAAGCGATATTGGGTCCTGTTTCACAAAATGTTATGAAAAACATGTCGAGAACCACGAAGATATCATTTATAAGCAGAATCCATAGCGTAAGGTCTGGTAAAAAATTCTTAACTACCCtctatactctctctctctctctctctctctctctctctctctctctctctctctctctctctctcctgccAAAGCTATGTCATGGCTAGTTTATTAGAATACTtattaattttcatatcaacGGCAAAGACTGAAGTTATGTTGAGCATTGTTTCTTCTACTTGAATCGTTGCTCGTACTAAAAATTGACATTTATACATATTTCTAACTTATGGATGGACCATTTAACAATTAGCATAATTAcctttttgacaaaatattcaatttttagaCACTAAATCTTGTTATAGAACATAAACACCCTCAAATGaaataatataaacattaaaaacttagggaaaaaaacaaaatacaaaattaaaacttaagaattaaataaatagaaaacacAAACTTaatagttctttttttaaaagaatagaaaagaaaagaaaagtttggcTAAACCAACCCCATGAATGGTGGATCAGCCACCCAAATGAAGAATGAGTAGGTGGCTGGACCACCCCAAAAGATTCCTTGGGGATGGATAGGTTACCCTTCAAGCCCATAGGGGGTGGTCGAGCCATCCCCAAGTGTTTCAACCATGCCAAACCACTTAGGGGTGGCCGATCCATCCCtcatggggtggtttggccacccactagttttttttttttttttttaattttttgtattttgataggtttttacttttttactttctcaattttgaggtattttatgtaaattttgtttttttaatttagggtattttcgttatttcaagttttttaacgaggttgaCTAACGAAAGggattttggtaagtaaatggtaaATCAATGCGACGAAAAGTCAAACGTGTCAGGTCATTGGGCCATGATGAAAAGgcatggtagttcatggggaagaAATGATAATTACCCCTAATAATTAGCTTCAATACCTAAAGTTatgtcaaacaaaattttatcatttccaTAAACATTGAttgtcactctttttttttttttttttttttttttctattgaccaaaaaaaataggttagaaatgaaaaatcatgaaattataGATCTAACGGTTTAAATTGATCAGTGAGATGATGATTACTTGATGGCTTTGGCTATTCTACTTTATGTTTTTGTGCattaagaataatttttcatatttttatgtttttgcatCCAACTTGTAGCCAACCCTAATGGTAACGagcttttatggttttttttttttttttttttcttttcttgtcatttttgcATTAAGCATAATTTTTATCGAATTGACTATTCTACTTAACTTGATGCatgtttttccattttcttaagTACTCACTTTCTTTATCAAGCTGCATTTCACACATAAAGCACACTATGGTTACAGATTTATATGGAGGCTTCTCAGGAAATGTGCGAGAGCAAGACTTGCCAGATAGTAGTTCCTAGTTGTACCTCGTTTCAAATAATATTGTTTTGGGttgtaaaataatgttaattcgGGATGTTGTAGTCCTCGATCTAATACtgttgtatttttagtttttaagttgGTCTATTTTGGACCCAAAACTATGCCATTTGGGAGTTGAATTTTACATGGGATTTGTtgatcttgttttctttttggatatTTTAGAGTTGTCTACTGGTGTATTGAgaccttaaaaataatataatgttCACATAAGACAATATATaaatacttattattattaaattctaTGTTGTTATATATGAGTCAATATTTAtatgtaatattatatttaatttcacattttctccatcccataatttttatattgaaaataaaCTAAATGGGCATACTATGGGTGCCCATTGAGGTTGGGTCCATTAGAACTCAATGTTCAACATCTCTCACTCACAAATAATGGGCATAGTGTAACCATGTATACTttcatcaaattaatgaatgGCTTTATTCATATTGGTTGATATACCATGCGAGCTACTAGTACActtatgtaaaaataataataattattattatgttttcaaGAGAACTATACCAAATTCCATCTACACAAGCATAACACATCTTGGCGGGAAAAATGTCTCATAATGCCCTATAATCATTCGAGAACATTGGTCTAAACATCTTTAACCCCTCATAAGTTTCAACTCAAAGCTATGCTCAATACCAAAATAGTAATGTAGCCATGATTATATCACACATTCCAAGAAGTGACACGTAGTactcaaaataattataaaaggaTAATTAGGTCCTAATTAGGAAATTTGGATCTTTTGACTTTTCTTGACTTGACCGAACCAGGAACGTTCACAGTTTCCTCTAGGAACGTTCGTCGTTTTCCCACCACGAACAATTGTTGACGTGTTGTATTGTTTGTCGAAAAGTACATCCCATACCTTTAGCTTGTGTGTTAAACTATGCCATGAATGATCACGATCATACGCCGAACGATCATCTAACCCTGGGTTTTCATAAACGATCGTGATACATTTAGTAAACGTTCGCAAAAAACTAGATCATTTGATTCTTATCCAATTAGACCTCTTGACCTATAAATACTCC
Coding sequences within:
- the LOC133871602 gene encoding uncharacterized protein LOC133871602, translating into MTQSILNDPVATQSISEDTVCWASNDAYEQALGKPEYTGRVRQVGLNITLVQGTSYSYHTRSQASPSQCTSQSCSVHEGRLATMEILLQAQTDRNEALEQRMRHFESILASMGALHTSSIAQHASPPNEGSTSSVGSDSAGNVMTIGSLSSQGPVSPLGQQYPPLPLGQHSSTQTPSPATLSFTHQSPVGESMPGMGNYDPQKRRREDL